One Parachlamydia sp. AcF125 DNA segment encodes these proteins:
- a CDS encoding dicarboxylate/amino acid:cation symporter encodes MKNNILLQVFGSIFLAVIAGLVTGPERAIFGVTYLQLFTLIGQLFLNALTLVVVPLVASSIIIGTARLGSEGSFGKLGVKTFGYFIATSLLAIVTGWLLMMAFNPGSLQESPAALVSVAEKARLAALEQQTQGNVFTTIEQILFKIIPSNILAVASQGQMLGLIFFSLLFGFFSAKIEPEAAKIVQGFWRGVFQIMMKMTQMVMKALPIGVFGLVAKVVASTGLDAVKPVSLFFLVVILGLLIHGLMILPLMLRFIGGVNPFLHFRAIAPALLTAFSTSSTAATLPITIDCVEKRAGVSNRICSFTIPLASSVNLSGSALYVCCAVLFSAQVYGIHLSLVTQLLVVFMTLLTSLGVAGIPSASLISVLMILQTLGLPADAIGMILAVERLLDMSRSVVNVFGNTCCAVLVARSEGEATDLIKHFKTSISA; translated from the coding sequence ATGAAAAACAATATCCTTCTTCAAGTTTTTGGATCTATCTTTTTAGCTGTGATTGCGGGACTTGTGACAGGTCCTGAGCGAGCAATTTTCGGAGTGACTTACCTCCAATTATTTACTTTAATTGGCCAGCTTTTTTTAAATGCCTTGACCCTCGTTGTCGTTCCTCTTGTGGCCTCTTCTATTATCATCGGAACAGCGCGATTAGGTTCAGAAGGCTCTTTTGGTAAATTAGGTGTTAAAACCTTTGGCTATTTCATTGCGACAAGCTTACTAGCCATTGTCACAGGTTGGCTATTGATGATGGCTTTCAACCCCGGAAGCTTGCAAGAAAGTCCTGCAGCTTTAGTATCGGTTGCTGAAAAAGCCCGCCTGGCGGCCTTAGAGCAGCAAACTCAAGGAAATGTTTTTACTACGATTGAGCAAATTCTATTTAAAATTATCCCTTCCAATATCTTAGCGGTGGCCTCTCAAGGCCAAATGTTGGGTTTAATTTTTTTCAGCCTGTTGTTTGGATTTTTTAGCGCTAAAATTGAGCCGGAAGCGGCTAAAATTGTGCAAGGGTTTTGGAGAGGCGTTTTCCAAATCATGATGAAAATGACCCAAATGGTGATGAAAGCATTACCTATCGGGGTGTTTGGATTAGTGGCTAAAGTCGTAGCAAGTACGGGCTTAGATGCTGTAAAACCTGTGAGCTTATTCTTTTTAGTGGTCATTTTGGGATTATTGATTCATGGATTGATGATTCTGCCTCTTATGCTACGCTTTATTGGAGGGGTGAATCCTTTCTTGCATTTCCGCGCGATTGCTCCTGCTCTATTAACAGCCTTTTCCACCAGTTCCACGGCGGCAACTTTGCCGATTACTATCGACTGTGTGGAAAAACGCGCAGGTGTATCCAATCGTATCTGTAGCTTTACCATCCCTTTAGCTAGCTCGGTCAATCTTTCCGGATCTGCTTTATATGTGTGCTGTGCCGTTCTTTTTTCTGCCCAGGTCTATGGAATCCATTTGAGCTTGGTGACACAGTTGTTAGTGGTCTTCATGACATTGTTGACGTCTCTGGGAGTGGCAGGAATTCCTTCTGCTAGCTTAATTTCAGTCTTGATGATTTTGCAAACTCTTGGGCTCCCGGCAGATGCCATTGGGATGATTCTAGCTGTTGAGCGCTTACTCGACATGAGTCGCTCAGTGGTGAACGTATTTGGCAACACTTGTTGCGCCGTGTTGGTCGCGCGCTCCGAAGGGGAAGCGACCGATTTAATTAAGCATTTTAAAACTTCAATTTCAGCGTGA
- a CDS encoding DegQ family serine endoprotease translates to MNFKSSFTFFKKIFCSLLLAAVTPAFCNPIAGAKQETPKIVALDFVDVAKKATPAVVSIRVKAAPSSFFFHRFFDREEPDFFSESFRHFFGLPKPNEKKPFQDQTWQASGFIVSDNGYILTNEHVVADAKEITVMLVDGREFPAKVIGKDKNTDIAVLKIDAEHLPYLKLANSDELQPGQWAIAIGNPLGLQASLTVGVISATGRDNLDLATIEDFIQTDATINQGNSGGPLLDMKGEVVGINTAIVNYQNGYTGIGFAIPSNIAQNIMDQLISNGSATRGFIGVALQKIDQNLAQSFGLSKVEGALISEVTKGSPADKAGLSPGDIVLKYNNHPVANIAALHKAIFLMKPGSKLTLTVLREGKMLAIPIEVAKYPEHLSQLIAADNKLGLEVENLTPEFAHKVGISGLKGGLLVTQVRPGSPAYNAGIRPGAILVAVNQHPVTTIEEFQQNLKESDPSKPILFLIKQGGFTRFVSIKVNY, encoded by the coding sequence ATGAATTTTAAATCTTCTTTTACATTCTTTAAAAAAATTTTCTGCAGTCTGCTTTTAGCCGCTGTAACACCTGCTTTTTGCAACCCTATAGCAGGAGCAAAGCAAGAAACCCCTAAAATCGTGGCACTTGACTTTGTAGATGTCGCCAAAAAAGCTACCCCGGCTGTAGTCTCCATCCGAGTCAAAGCTGCGCCCTCATCCTTTTTTTTCCACCGATTTTTTGATCGGGAGGAACCTGATTTTTTTAGCGAAAGTTTTCGACATTTCTTTGGATTACCTAAACCAAATGAAAAAAAACCTTTTCAGGATCAAACCTGGCAAGCCTCAGGCTTTATTGTTTCAGATAATGGCTATATCCTAACCAATGAGCATGTGGTGGCAGACGCAAAAGAGATCACAGTCATGCTTGTGGATGGAAGGGAATTTCCTGCAAAAGTAATTGGCAAAGATAAAAATACTGACATTGCCGTCTTAAAAATTGATGCCGAGCATCTGCCTTATCTTAAACTTGCAAATTCAGACGAATTGCAACCCGGCCAATGGGCCATTGCCATTGGAAATCCCCTAGGGCTACAAGCTTCTTTAACTGTGGGGGTCATTAGCGCGACTGGCAGAGATAACTTAGACCTGGCGACAATAGAAGACTTCATTCAAACAGATGCGACGATCAATCAAGGTAACTCTGGTGGGCCTCTTTTAGATATGAAAGGGGAAGTGGTCGGCATTAATACGGCCATCGTCAACTATCAAAATGGCTATACGGGGATTGGCTTTGCCATTCCTAGCAATATCGCCCAAAATATTATGGATCAATTAATTTCCAACGGCTCTGCCACCCGAGGCTTTATAGGAGTTGCTCTGCAAAAAATTGACCAAAATTTAGCTCAATCCTTTGGTTTATCAAAAGTGGAGGGAGCTTTGATTTCTGAGGTGACTAAAGGCTCTCCTGCAGATAAAGCTGGATTGAGCCCAGGAGATATTGTTCTAAAGTATAATAATCACCCTGTGGCAAACATTGCAGCTTTGCATAAAGCTATCTTCTTGATGAAGCCTGGTTCTAAGCTAACTTTAACGGTGTTGAGAGAAGGCAAAATGCTCGCTATCCCGATTGAGGTAGCCAAATACCCTGAGCATCTTTCTCAATTGATTGCTGCTGATAACAAGCTTGGGCTGGAAGTTGAAAATCTCACCCCTGAATTTGCGCACAAAGTAGGGATTTCAGGATTGAAAGGTGGCCTTTTAGTGACACAGGTTCGCCCCGGCAGCCCTGCTTACAACGCGGGCATCCGTCCTGGAGCCATCCTGGTTGCTGTCAATCAACATCCAGTCACGACTATTGAAGAATTTCAGCAAAACCTAAAAGAGAGCGACCCTTCAAAACCTATTTTGTTCTTAATTAAACAAGGCGGTTTTACCCGTTTTGTCTCCATTAAAGTCAATTATTAA
- a CDS encoding MATE family efflux transporter: MDLTKGEVPSLVRKIAIPAALGFFFNTMFNVVDTYFAGWVSTQALAALSLSFPVFFIILAFVQGLSTGSAALISNALGSKNEVQAERVSAQVLSFAVICYFFLLVIGLSIDSTLFRLMGAEGEYLEMAVAYMDIIFIGSFFFIVLYAANSILLARGNTTVLRNYLVLGSFINAVLDPWFLYGGYGVPAMGLKGIAVATVATMLIGFFYVLFEVIRSGYLRICCWKDFIPKREIFYAITEQSFPAALNMMTIGMGIFIMTYFIKDFGQEAVAAYGIGIRIEQITLLPTIGLTVASLSIVGQNNGAGFFDRIKETLNVSVKYGAMIIVVGCLLMSLFPQYLYKIFSEDQKVIEIGSAYLRIAALMSAAYMLLGINISALQGMKKPFFPFFMGCLRQIILPCLIYYLMTQVLHLGLLSLWWSSFTITWIGAFITLFYTRWVIKQKASF; the protein is encoded by the coding sequence AGCGTTAGGCTTTTTCTTTAACACCATGTTTAATGTAGTGGATACCTATTTTGCTGGATGGGTTTCGACCCAGGCTCTGGCAGCGTTATCTTTAAGCTTTCCTGTTTTTTTTATTATCCTAGCCTTTGTGCAAGGCCTTTCGACAGGCTCGGCAGCTTTAATTTCCAATGCTTTAGGATCTAAAAACGAAGTTCAAGCAGAGAGGGTATCGGCGCAAGTGCTAAGCTTTGCTGTGATCTGTTATTTTTTCCTACTAGTGATCGGCTTATCTATCGATTCCACTCTTTTCAGGTTGATGGGAGCTGAGGGGGAATATCTAGAAATGGCTGTGGCTTATATGGACATTATCTTTATCGGCTCATTTTTCTTTATCGTACTTTATGCGGCAAATTCCATCTTATTGGCTAGAGGAAATACCACAGTCTTGCGCAACTATCTCGTATTAGGATCTTTTATTAATGCTGTGCTTGACCCTTGGTTTTTATACGGGGGATATGGAGTGCCCGCCATGGGGCTGAAAGGAATTGCTGTGGCGACAGTGGCGACAATGCTGATCGGCTTTTTTTATGTGCTCTTCGAAGTGATTCGAAGCGGGTATTTGCGTATCTGTTGCTGGAAAGATTTTATCCCTAAACGGGAGATTTTTTACGCCATTACTGAGCAAAGCTTTCCCGCGGCTCTCAACATGATGACAATTGGGATGGGAATTTTCATCATGACCTATTTCATTAAAGACTTTGGCCAGGAGGCGGTTGCTGCCTATGGAATCGGGATTCGGATTGAACAAATTACCTTACTTCCAACGATTGGGCTAACCGTGGCGTCTTTATCGATTGTCGGGCAAAATAATGGAGCAGGTTTTTTCGATCGGATTAAAGAAACGTTGAATGTTTCGGTGAAATATGGAGCCATGATCATCGTTGTAGGCTGTTTGTTGATGAGTTTGTTTCCCCAATACTTGTATAAAATTTTCTCAGAAGATCAAAAAGTGATTGAGATTGGATCGGCTTATCTTCGCATTGCAGCTCTGATGTCAGCTGCATATATGCTTTTGGGAATCAATATTTCAGCCTTACAAGGAATGAAAAAGCCGTTTTTTCCTTTTTTTATGGGATGTTTAAGACAAATTATATTGCCATGCTTAATCTATTATTTGATGACACAAGTATTACATTTAGGTTTATTAAGCCTTTGGTGGAGCTCCTTTACCATTACATGGATAGGGGCGTTTATCACCCTTTTCTACACGCGTTGGGTCATTAAGCAAAAGGCGAGCTTCTAA